The following are encoded in a window of Clostridium thermarum genomic DNA:
- a CDS encoding CPBP family intramembrane glutamic endopeptidase — protein sequence MDNVVGILLTGILIPIFEEIFFRGIILNELRNRINTAASIIISSLIFALFHGNILQEIYTFIMGVLLSLVYIWTRSIWSAITFQITYNFLGTMVVPVIIYYTESFIVGYLIIGGLLTAVITYLMYKRSKYRNYEKQTIVEGSSI from the coding sequence ATGGATAATGTTGTTGGTATTCTCCTGACTGGTATACTTATTCCTATATTTGAAGAAATATTCTTCAGAGGAATAATATTAAATGAGCTACGAAATAGGATTAATACCGCAGCCTCTATAATAATTTCTTCATTGATATTTGCCTTATTTCATGGAAATATACTACAAGAAATATATACATTTATAATGGGTGTTTTATTGTCACTTGTGTACATATGGACAAGATCCATATGGTCCGCCATTACATTTCAAATAACCTACAATTTTTTAGGTACGATGGTTGTTCCAGTAATAATATACTATACCGAATCATTTATTGTTGGGTACCTCATAATAGGTGGACTATTAACTGCAGTAATCACATATTTGATGTATAAAAGATCAAAATATAGGAATTATGAAAAGCAGACTATAGTTGAAGGTTCCAGTATTTAA
- a CDS encoding transposase → MYQRQEIFNIIELFTSQKLINFYTKIFDNLDLSSLPDRVPSKYGPTGFSRHALFRAFIVMKCEKFAQITDLKDFLENNLIIAQLCGFNIFKPLPSYSVFQRFIKNLSNSYLKEVMKHQVNILKELGFIDNNFISVDATPVKANTKFNNPKCFANNKFSKNNHPSSDKDCKLGVHTANNSMNVQVFEDKPNNSKKKCEFYWGYKNHVICDAISGLPIAEFTTTADVNEISNFTEILSDTNEWFPLKGSYIIADKGYDSKQNHDFIRNTLKGHAFIALNKRGSKPKNLTSTGNVICDAGLAMHKDGKQYFDSYIKQKFCCPFRTSKDDSLCPCKHEKFFNGKKNRGCVKYISIGTDYRSSINRDSIFFKKIYSLRTESERYNSRWKNLNTEQAYVRNINSVTNLNTMGHICLLTIAIAAIKSGCVDKYKSLSGLKRTA, encoded by the coding sequence ATGTACCAACGTCAAGAAATCTTTAACATAATTGAACTTTTTACTTCTCAAAAGCTTATCAATTTTTATACAAAAATCTTCGATAATCTTGATTTATCTTCATTACCCGATAGGGTACCTTCAAAATATGGTCCTACTGGGTTTTCACGTCATGCTCTTTTTAGAGCTTTCATTGTCATGAAATGTGAAAAATTTGCCCAAATTACTGACCTTAAAGATTTTCTAGAAAATAATCTAATAATTGCTCAGCTTTGCGGTTTCAATATTTTTAAACCTTTACCTTCATACTCGGTTTTTCAGAGATTTATAAAAAATTTATCTAATTCTTATCTTAAAGAAGTCATGAAACACCAAGTTAATATTCTTAAAGAACTTGGTTTTATTGACAACAACTTTATATCAGTTGATGCCACTCCTGTTAAGGCTAATACTAAATTTAATAATCCTAAATGCTTCGCAAATAACAAATTTTCTAAAAATAATCATCCTTCTTCTGATAAAGATTGTAAATTAGGTGTTCATACTGCTAATAACTCTATGAATGTTCAAGTTTTCGAAGATAAACCCAATAATTCAAAGAAAAAATGTGAATTTTACTGGGGATATAAAAATCATGTTATTTGTGATGCTATCTCCGGTCTCCCAATTGCTGAATTTACTACAACCGCTGATGTTAATGAAATTTCTAACTTTACAGAAATACTTTCTGATACCAATGAGTGGTTTCCACTAAAAGGTAGTTATATTATTGCTGATAAAGGTTATGACTCAAAGCAAAATCATGATTTTATTCGTAATACCCTTAAAGGCCATGCCTTCATTGCATTAAATAAACGTGGGTCAAAACCTAAAAACTTAACATCAACAGGCAATGTAATATGCGATGCCGGATTAGCAATGCATAAAGATGGCAAACAATATTTTGATTCATATATTAAACAAAAGTTTTGCTGTCCGTTTAGGACTTCTAAAGATGATTCTTTATGTCCATGTAAACACGAAAAATTCTTTAATGGTAAGAAGAACAGAGGTTGTGTAAAATACATAAGCATCGGAACTGACTATAGATCCTCTATAAATCGTGATTCTATATTTTTTAAAAAAATATACAGCCTTAGAACTGAGTCTGAAAGATACAATTCTAGGTGGAAGAATCTAAATACCGAGCAAGCTTATGTTAGAAATATTAACTCTGTTACTAATTTAAATACAATGGGACATATTTGCCTTTTAACTATTGCAATTGCTGCTATAAAATCTGGTTGTGTTGATAAATACAAATCCCTATCGGGATTAAAAAGAACAGCTTAA
- a CDS encoding ABC transporter ATP-binding protein, which yields MLEVKNVVKIYTTGDLEFTALKKVSLKIEKGEFTAIMGPSGSGKSTFMNILGCLDKMNEGKYILNGKDVSSLQDDELAHIRNKEIGFVFQAFNLIPRMTLLENVELPMLYAGLPAKERRERALAALAKVGLKDRVKHLPNEISGGQKQRAAIARAIVNSPAVIMADEPTGNLDTKSSVEIMRIFQNLNNEGATVIMVTHENDIAQHCKRIVRFRDGEIVSDTLVEDRIIL from the coding sequence GTGCTGGAGGTTAAAAACGTTGTAAAAATCTATACTACAGGAGACTTGGAGTTTACTGCACTAAAAAAGGTGAGTCTAAAAATTGAAAAGGGTGAGTTTACAGCCATAATGGGACCATCCGGGTCCGGTAAGTCCACCTTTATGAACATCTTAGGCTGTCTGGATAAGATGAACGAGGGTAAGTACATTTTAAATGGAAAAGATGTTTCCAGTCTTCAAGACGATGAACTTGCACATATAAGAAATAAAGAGATAGGCTTTGTGTTCCAGGCATTTAACCTCATACCAAGAATGACTTTGCTGGAGAATGTTGAGCTTCCCATGCTTTATGCAGGGTTACCGGCCAAGGAGAGAAGAGAAAGAGCCCTGGCCGCTCTTGCAAAAGTAGGACTTAAGGACAGAGTAAAGCATCTTCCTAATGAAATTTCCGGAGGCCAGAAGCAGAGGGCAGCTATTGCCCGGGCAATTGTCAACTCACCGGCAGTGATAATGGCAGATGAGCCCACAGGAAACTTGGATACAAAATCCTCAGTAGAAATAATGCGTATATTTCAGAACTTGAATAATGAAGGAGCTACGGTAATTATGGTTACCCATGAAAATGATATAGCTCAGCATTGTAAAAGAATAGTACGTTTCAGAGACGGAGAAATAGTTTCTGATACCTTGGTGGAAGACAGAATAATTCTATAG
- a CDS encoding ABC transporter permease produces MNIFESIKMALNSIRANKMRAFLTMLGIIIGISSVITIVSLGNGGQDAITGEFQKLGAASVNIRVDNAKAQSTEFITLQDIKQIKEKVPTVLYVSPSVSASGIAVANEISKRVSMIGGSADLVYVNNTEMVYGRFFNEREYEEGSPVVIIDENSAEDLFGYTDVVGQSMQIGQGSIRKKVTIIGVEKGFYNPFGRRGNSNMPIRIKLPITFLESIVSDEIRISSITVMADTKENSETAGIGALNILEARHNNRGQDIYSAESALQILDQINSVLTIFTSFIGAVAAISLLVGGIGVMNIMLVSVTERTREIGIRKAIGATTARILTQFLVESVIISLIGGIIGMITGIIGAEIIGSFVDITPVLSLGAVAGAILFSSAVGIFFGIYPARKAAKLDPIEALRYE; encoded by the coding sequence ATGAACATTTTTGAAAGCATAAAAATGGCTCTTAACAGTATAAGGGCGAATAAGATGAGAGCCTTCCTAACGATGCTTGGTATTATAATAGGTATTAGTTCTGTTATAACCATTGTCTCATTAGGGAATGGAGGACAAGACGCCATAACCGGAGAGTTTCAAAAGTTAGGAGCGGCTTCTGTCAATATAAGGGTAGATAATGCAAAGGCTCAATCCACAGAGTTCATAACCCTGCAGGATATTAAGCAGATTAAGGAGAAGGTTCCTACAGTTTTATATGTAAGTCCCAGTGTTTCAGCCTCCGGGATTGCTGTAGCTAATGAAATAAGTAAGAGGGTTTCTATGATCGGCGGCTCAGCGGATTTAGTGTATGTAAACAATACTGAGATGGTGTATGGAAGATTCTTCAATGAAAGAGAATATGAAGAAGGATCACCGGTAGTAATAATAGATGAGAATTCTGCAGAGGATTTATTTGGATACACGGATGTTGTGGGCCAAAGCATGCAGATTGGGCAAGGATCTATAAGAAAAAAGGTCACAATAATTGGAGTAGAGAAAGGCTTTTACAATCCTTTTGGACGTAGAGGAAACAGTAACATGCCCATAAGGATAAAGCTGCCCATAACCTTTCTTGAAAGTATAGTATCTGATGAAATTAGGATCAGTTCTATAACTGTGATGGCAGATACCAAGGAAAATAGCGAGACTGCAGGAATTGGAGCGTTAAATATACTTGAGGCAAGACACAACAACAGAGGACAAGATATATATTCAGCAGAGAGTGCATTGCAAATCCTTGATCAGATAAATAGTGTACTTACTATCTTTACTTCTTTTATAGGAGCAGTAGCGGCAATATCCCTATTAGTAGGCGGAATTGGTGTAATGAATATAATGCTTGTTTCTGTTACTGAAAGAACAAGAGAAATTGGAATTAGAAAGGCTATAGGAGCTACAACTGCAAGAATATTAACTCAGTTTCTGGTGGAATCGGTTATAATTTCCTTGATTGGTGGAATAATCGGAATGATTACAGGGATAATAGGTGCAGAGATAATAGGAAGCTTTGTAGATATAACTCCGGTATTATCCCTAGGCGCTGTGGCAGGAGCTATATTATTCTCCTCTGCAGTAGGTATTTTCTTTGGTATATATCCTGCCAGGAAGGCAGCAAAGTTGGACCCTATAGAAGCATTAAGGTACGAATAG
- a CDS encoding HDIG domain-containing metalloprotein, with amino-acid sequence MSTIVPTREQAFELLKEFNKSDSLIKHALSVEAVMRHFARLYNEDEEKWGIIGLVHDIDYEMYPEQHCVKAREILEQANWPEEYIRAVQSHGYGICIDVEPVTNLEKVLFTIDELTGLIAATCFLRPSKSILDLEVKSVKKKWKQKSFAAGVNREVIEQGAERLGMELDKVIDETIKGMQKCAEKLDLKGIYN; translated from the coding sequence ATGTCTACGATAGTACCTACCAGAGAGCAAGCCTTTGAGCTTTTAAAAGAATTTAATAAGAGTGACAGCCTAATTAAGCACGCCTTGTCTGTAGAAGCAGTAATGCGCCACTTTGCAAGGCTTTATAATGAAGATGAGGAAAAGTGGGGTATAATTGGTTTAGTTCACGATATAGACTATGAAATGTATCCTGAACAGCACTGTGTAAAGGCCCGGGAAATATTAGAGCAGGCTAATTGGCCGGAAGAGTATATACGGGCGGTTCAAAGTCATGGCTACGGAATTTGCATTGATGTAGAGCCGGTAACCAATTTAGAAAAGGTTCTTTTCACTATTGATGAGTTAACAGGCCTTATAGCTGCTACCTGCTTTTTAAGGCCGAGCAAGAGCATCTTGGACCTTGAGGTTAAATCTGTAAAGAAGAAATGGAAACAAAAGAGCTTTGCTGCCGGGGTTAACAGAGAAGTGATTGAGCAAGGCGCTGAACGCTTGGGTATGGAGCTTGATAAGGTTATTGATGAGACCATTAAGGGAATGCAAAAGTGTGCTGAGAAATTGGACTTAAAGGGAATCTATAATTGA
- a CDS encoding efflux RND transporter periplasmic adaptor subunit produces MKRKSIIYGLVIVVIVGGLFVLRSRRRDRNIVLVRTAVAEVGDIKAYLSTTATIESKNSKDYFGTQAKVKKVNVKLGEAVKKGDVLIEYESQDLDTAVKQAQLQYDNAVLQRNDLYNQNKSINDKISELDSQIKNTDPKDIATLSSLKAKREALSPISYEKLKQADNAVSLAQINLDSAKKKLEQNVSSIVAENDGVVTALNVVEGQMGSAAQIAVTVQDTGNLKAVISLGKYDANRVKVGQDVIIKSGSHTYSGKVSFIEPAASKSVSAAGGETSLGAEIDILDKAEDLKINFDVDVDILIGEVDSTLKVPAESIKVAKGNKNYVYVIEDGVVREREIKTNIQSDMEVGITEGIKQGDKVVLNPSTAVKDGTRAKESVEVE; encoded by the coding sequence ATGAAAAGGAAAAGCATTATTTATGGGTTGGTTATTGTTGTAATAGTTGGTGGACTATTTGTTCTCAGAAGTAGGAGAAGAGACAGAAATATAGTATTAGTAAGGACTGCTGTAGCTGAGGTAGGAGATATTAAAGCATATTTATCTACCACTGCTACCATAGAGTCTAAGAATTCAAAGGATTACTTTGGAACTCAGGCTAAGGTAAAGAAAGTAAATGTGAAGCTTGGCGAAGCAGTAAAGAAGGGGGATGTACTGATAGAATACGAGAGTCAGGATCTGGACACAGCGGTTAAACAGGCCCAGTTACAGTATGATAATGCTGTACTTCAGAGAAACGATTTGTACAATCAGAATAAGAGTATCAATGATAAAATTTCAGAGCTGGATAGTCAGATAAAAAATACAGACCCCAAGGATATTGCAACACTTAGCAGCTTAAAAGCTAAGAGAGAGGCACTTTCACCAATCTCCTATGAAAAGTTGAAGCAAGCGGATAATGCAGTAAGTCTGGCCCAGATAAATTTAGATTCAGCAAAGAAGAAGCTGGAGCAAAATGTTTCGAGTATAGTGGCGGAAAATGATGGAGTGGTTACAGCTTTAAATGTAGTGGAAGGTCAGATGGGAAGCGCTGCACAGATTGCTGTAACAGTTCAGGATACCGGTAATTTGAAAGCTGTAATATCCCTGGGTAAGTATGATGCAAATAGGGTAAAAGTTGGACAAGATGTTATCATAAAAAGCGGAAGCCATACTTATAGTGGGAAGGTGTCCTTTATAGAGCCTGCTGCCAGCAAGTCAGTTTCTGCTGCAGGTGGTGAGACAAGCCTTGGGGCGGAAATTGATATTTTAGATAAGGCAGAAGATCTAAAAATTAATTTCGATGTGGATGTAGATATACTTATCGGAGAGGTAGACAGCACATTAAAGGTTCCGGCGGAGAGTATAAAAGTAGCCAAGGGAAATAAGAACTACGTTTATGTTATAGAAGATGGGGTAGTAAGAGAGAGAGAAATTAAAACAAATATTCAATCCGATATGGAAGTGGGTATAACTGAGGGAATTAAGCAAGGTGACAAGGTGGTGCTTAACCCTTCCACTGCAGTAAAGGATGGCACAAGGGCCAAGGAATCTGTGGAGGTGGAATAA
- a CDS encoding sensor histidine kinase translates to MSIKLRLVLSYIAMLIIPIVTTVLIAHFSILYYFSDMQKGENEISYAPIRDALEEREELFIKIKEISLKTPEKLFNESYIKELEGELKKLNSGIIVRKNDDVVYVTPKYEGMEMESILPDFGEYKEDIPFRFKGAKIKLILSQQDFYFSDRSEGSVFLLTDIQPLIKIFKRLSVTVAVTIIIVLILTNGFLTYIVAKRIVNPLNKLKESANKIKDGDLDFNVDIDSDDEIGELGIAFNDMRVRLKSSLELQQQYENNRKELISNISHDLRTPITSIKGYVEGIRDGVADTPEKMNKYINTIYKKAVAADKLIDELFLYSKLDLSKLEFNFNDINIVKYLIDCMEELQFDLEKRGMTISFNGSDYKDIIVRVDVQQLKRVIINIVENAVKYMDKANGKIQVSLQEEEDEVIIAFADNGQGIEKEALPYIFDRFYRADLSRNSATGGSGLGLSIAKMIIEEHGGRMWAESVEGEGTSVYFTLKKSKSGETV, encoded by the coding sequence ATGTCAATAAAACTTAGATTAGTATTGTCCTATATAGCAATGTTAATTATTCCCATAGTTACTACGGTCTTAATAGCACATTTTTCAATTTTATATTATTTCAGTGATATGCAAAAGGGTGAAAATGAAATTTCCTATGCTCCTATCAGGGATGCGCTGGAGGAGAGGGAGGAGCTCTTTATAAAGATCAAGGAAATATCCCTAAAGACACCTGAAAAACTATTTAACGAAAGCTATATAAAAGAACTGGAGGGAGAACTGAAAAAGTTAAACTCCGGAATTATTGTACGCAAAAATGATGATGTAGTGTATGTTACTCCAAAGTATGAAGGAATGGAGATGGAAAGTATTTTGCCTGACTTTGGAGAATATAAAGAAGATATTCCCTTTAGGTTTAAGGGAGCAAAAATAAAGTTAATATTAAGTCAGCAGGACTTTTATTTTAGTGATAGAAGTGAAGGCAGTGTATTTCTCTTAACGGATATACAGCCATTGATAAAAATATTTAAAAGGCTCAGTGTTACAGTTGCCGTAACTATTATTATAGTACTGATTTTGACAAATGGCTTTCTTACTTACATTGTAGCAAAGCGCATAGTAAATCCATTAAATAAGTTAAAGGAATCTGCCAATAAAATTAAAGATGGGGATCTGGATTTTAATGTAGATATAGATTCAGATGATGAGATTGGTGAGCTAGGCATAGCTTTTAATGACATGAGAGTAAGACTGAAAAGTTCCCTGGAGCTGCAGCAGCAATACGAAAATAACAGAAAAGAGCTTATATCAAACATTTCACATGACCTGAGAACTCCCATTACGTCTATAAAGGGTTACGTGGAAGGCATAAGGGATGGGGTTGCAGACACCCCGGAGAAAATGAATAAGTATATAAATACCATATATAAGAAGGCAGTGGCTGCGGATAAATTAATAGATGAGTTATTCCTGTATTCCAAGCTGGATTTGAGTAAGCTGGAATTCAATTTCAATGATATTAATATAGTTAAGTATTTGATCGATTGCATGGAAGAGCTCCAGTTTGATTTGGAGAAGAGAGGGATGACTATAAGCTTTAACGGGTCAGACTATAAGGATATAATAGTAAGGGTTGATGTTCAGCAGCTAAAGAGAGTTATAATCAATATAGTTGAAAACGCCGTGAAGTATATGGATAAGGCCAATGGCAAAATACAGGTTTCTCTGCAAGAAGAAGAGGATGAGGTTATAATAGCTTTTGCTGACAACGGACAGGGCATAGAGAAGGAGGCGCTGCCATACATTTTTGATAGATTTTACAGGGCAGATCTCTCAAGAAATTCCGCCACCGGAGGAAGTGGTTTAGGCCTATCCATAGCAAAAATGATCATAGAGGAGCATGGCGGTAGGATGTGGGCAGAGAGCGTTGAAGGTGAAGGAACAAGTGTTTACTTTACCTTAAAAAAATCGAAAAGTGGTGAAACGGTATGA
- a CDS encoding AraC family transcriptional regulator has product MTQQEMALEMKKLGEYVKEKGAEKNGPVITATFGVKKNGFDQVFDMEILVPLNKEIDSENEYKLKKKFYLTNALKITHVGNPMMLQNTYNDLNRYIQEKSVQPITAAYNVTVKEVTDTSKMDEVVVDIYIGINPNII; this is encoded by the coding sequence ATGACTCAACAAGAAATGGCTTTGGAGATGAAGAAATTAGGTGAATATGTAAAAGAAAAAGGAGCTGAAAAGAATGGCCCAGTAATTACAGCCACCTTTGGAGTTAAAAAAAATGGCTTTGACCAAGTTTTTGATATGGAAATTCTTGTGCCTTTGAACAAGGAAATTGATTCTGAAAATGAGTACAAGCTCAAAAAGAAATTCTATTTGACCAATGCTTTAAAAATAACTCACGTTGGAAATCCTATGATGTTGCAAAATACATATAATGATTTAAACAGATACATACAAGAAAAATCTGTACAACCTATAACTGCAGCTTATAATGTTACAGTTAAAGAAGTAACAGATACTTCTAAAATGGATGAGGTTGTCGTCGATATTTATATTGGAATAAATCCTAATATTATTTAA
- a CDS encoding Blp family class II bacteriocin produces the protein MELAYTSNFTELTCDETMLIDGGINWDSVGEYIATAGGSAIGGAIGGAKKGAIFGPKGAAVGAVVGGLVGLVLYTLWD, from the coding sequence ATGGAATTAGCTTATACTTCAAACTTTACTGAATTAACATGTGATGAAACAATGTTAATAGATGGTGGAATCAATTGGGATTCCGTTGGAGAATATATCGCAACAGCTGGAGGTAGTGCTATTGGAGGTGCTATTGGAGGTGCTAAAAAAGGTGCTATCTTCGGTCCAAAAGGGGCAGCTGTTGGTGCGGTAGTTGGTGGATTAGTAGGTTTAGTTCTATATACTTTATGGGATTAA
- a CDS encoding response regulator transcription factor produces MKKILIIEDDISIAELERDYLEINGFEVEIQQRGDKGLQRVLEEDFNLVIIDIMLPGIDGFEICRQIRNNKNTPILMVSAKNEDIDKIRALGLGADDYVTKPFSPSELLARVKAHISRYERLVGGKDVKKGVMEIRGLTIDETSRRVYVNNKEVILTTKEFDLLLFLASNPNRVFTKEEIFERIWGMDSQGDVATVTVHIRKLREKVEENPSEPRFIETIWGVGYRFNIYK; encoded by the coding sequence ATGAAGAAGATTCTTATTATAGAAGATGATATAAGTATAGCAGAGCTGGAGAGGGACTATCTTGAGATAAACGGCTTTGAGGTAGAAATACAACAAAGGGGAGACAAAGGGCTTCAAAGGGTCCTAGAGGAAGACTTTAATCTTGTAATTATAGACATTATGCTCCCCGGCATTGATGGCTTTGAAATATGCCGCCAAATCAGAAATAATAAAAATACTCCAATTCTCATGGTTTCTGCAAAAAATGAAGATATAGATAAAATCAGAGCGCTGGGTCTGGGAGCTGATGACTACGTGACAAAGCCCTTTAGTCCCAGTGAGCTGTTAGCCAGGGTCAAAGCCCATATTTCCAGATATGAAAGACTGGTAGGAGGCAAGGACGTGAAAAAGGGAGTCATGGAGATAAGAGGCCTAACTATAGATGAAACCTCCAGAAGAGTTTATGTAAATAATAAGGAAGTAATACTGACTACCAAGGAATTCGATTTACTTTTGTTTTTAGCATCAAATCCCAACAGGGTGTTTACCAAGGAAGAAATTTTTGAGAGGATCTGGGGCATGGACTCTCAAGGTGACGTGGCCACCGTTACCGTTCATATAAGAAAGCTTAGGGAGAAGGTAGAGGAAAATCCTTCGGAGCCAAGGTTTATTGAGACTATATGGGGGGTTGGTTACCGGTTTAACATATACAAGTAA
- a CDS encoding MFS transporter has product MSKEAKILIVVSTLFTLAMGLSGIFVNVFFWRQSNSFMLIVLYNLMHYLVTPLAFVAAGWLSKKKNGIWSLRIGLMLFGIFFGLILLIGDCCIYYAYPLGILFGIASGFYWLAYNTLSFDFTSTNNRDTYNGYNGSCSGIAGAIAPITSGFIISSMKGVTGYRVVFIITLTLFVILLGISLLLRCQNYGTKLNLSKAIGKNCEEWQSIRKATFLWGFRDVIIGFTINILIIQTTGSELTLGKLTLLAALISSGAYVLVQKIVKPPRRRASVYLGAIASFVAIWGVIINVNYSTIFLYTVMDAFFLPFFLIQLSSSTFNVINRAHDEDMRIEYMINKDLVLNSGRVLSAIVLLILLNMFKKANIFRYYLIFIGAAPVLAAFYLAKLKKVLGGE; this is encoded by the coding sequence ATGAGCAAAGAAGCGAAGATACTAATTGTAGTAAGTACACTTTTTACCCTGGCCATGGGCCTGTCGGGAATATTCGTCAATGTATTTTTCTGGAGACAATCTAATAGCTTTATGCTGATAGTCCTTTATAATTTAATGCATTATTTAGTAACTCCCTTAGCTTTTGTTGCTGCTGGGTGGTTATCTAAGAAAAAGAACGGTATATGGTCCCTGAGAATAGGACTTATGCTATTTGGTATTTTCTTTGGGCTGATATTGCTTATCGGAGATTGCTGTATTTATTATGCCTATCCTTTAGGAATACTTTTTGGAATAGCTTCCGGCTTTTATTGGTTAGCTTATAATACCTTGAGCTTTGATTTTACATCTACAAACAACAGAGATACTTATAACGGCTATAACGGAAGCTGTTCCGGTATAGCAGGTGCTATAGCGCCCATAACCTCAGGTTTTATAATAAGCAGTATGAAGGGTGTTACCGGATATAGGGTGGTATTTATTATAACTTTAACCTTGTTTGTTATACTGCTGGGAATCAGCCTTCTGCTTAGATGCCAAAACTATGGAACAAAGCTGAACTTATCAAAAGCTATAGGTAAAAATTGTGAGGAATGGCAGAGCATAAGAAAGGCTACATTCTTATGGGGGTTTAGGGATGTAATAATTGGATTTACAATAAATATTTTAATCATTCAGACTACCGGCAGTGAATTGACCTTGGGAAAGCTAACCCTGCTGGCTGCCTTAATATCTTCGGGGGCTTATGTATTGGTTCAGAAGATTGTGAAGCCCCCTAGAAGAAGAGCCTCAGTATATCTTGGAGCAATAGCCTCCTTTGTTGCCATTTGGGGAGTGATTATCAATGTAAATTACAGCACCATATTCTTATACACTGTAATGGATGCTTTCTTTTTACCCTTCTTTCTTATACAGCTTTCTTCTTCAACCTTTAATGTAATAAACAGAGCTCATGATGAGGATATGAGGATTGAATATATGATAAATAAGGATTTGGTATTAAACTCAGGAAGAGTCCTCAGTGCTATTGTTTTACTTATTTTACTGAATATGTTCAAAAAAGCGAATATATTCAGGTACTACTTGATTTTCATAGGAGCAGCGCCGGTTTTGGCGGCATTCTACTTGGCTAAGTTAAAGAAGGTGCTTGGCGGAGAATAA
- a CDS encoding SDR family NAD(P)-dependent oxidoreductase, producing the protein MGKNQVTLITGASSGIGCELAKVFAQSQHDLVLVARRVDVLQELAVELSKEHNIRVYVIGMDLSEGGAAAKVYDRVKELNLEVDILVNNAGFGYVGLFHEEEQQKDTDMLQVNISALTELTKLFGREMAKRKEGRILNVASTGSYHPGPYTAVYYATKAYVLSFSEAIAEELRPFNVSVTALCPGATKTNFAKRAGRRDNCAAMEPKLVAKAAYKALMKKKSVVVPGLANKLLVILPRRLVKGMVGKYQKRLSNR; encoded by the coding sequence ATGGGAAAAAATCAGGTAACACTAATAACCGGAGCCTCCAGCGGAATTGGCTGTGAGCTGGCAAAGGTTTTTGCACAGAGTCAACATGATCTTGTGTTGGTGGCCAGAAGAGTGGATGTGCTTCAGGAGCTTGCAGTGGAATTAAGCAAAGAGCATAACATAAGGGTTTATGTAATTGGAATGGACTTATCGGAAGGTGGAGCTGCTGCAAAAGTCTATGACAGAGTTAAGGAATTGAATTTAGAAGTGGATATTCTTGTAAATAATGCAGGCTTTGGTTATGTAGGATTATTTCACGAAGAAGAGCAGCAAAAGGATACAGACATGTTACAGGTTAATATAAGTGCATTGACAGAACTTACAAAGCTTTTTGGAAGAGAGATGGCCAAAAGAAAAGAGGGAAGGATACTAAATGTGGCCTCTACCGGTTCCTATCACCCAGGTCCATATACGGCGGTTTACTATGCCACAAAGGCCTATGTCCTATCTTTTTCCGAAGCAATTGCAGAAGAGCTTAGGCCCTTTAATGTATCAGTTACGGCTCTGTGCCCCGGAGCAACAAAAACAAACTTTGCCAAGCGGGCTGGGAGACGTGATAATTGTGCAGCAATGGAACCGAAACTTGTAGCTAAAGCCGCCTATAAGGCCCTGATGAAGAAAAAATCAGTAGTAGTACCCGGATTAGCAAATAAGTTACTGGTTATACTGCCTAGAAGGCTGGTCAAAGGAATGGTGGGAAAGTATCAAAAGAGGTTATCAAATAGATAA